In Synechocystis sp. PCC 6714, the following are encoded in one genomic region:
- a CDS encoding ABC transporter ATP-binding protein yields the protein MHLEILNLNKVFVGKRGSVVALQDINMHIETGEFVCAVGASGSGKSTLLRLIAGLDTPTSGTISVDGEIVDGPGADRGMVFQHYSLFPWMTVRQNVEFGLKLQGCSQKERFDTASYYLDVVGLINFADAYPRELSGGMKQRVAIARSLACHPKVLLMDEPFGALDIQTKERMHEYLIDIWQRLQCSILMITHDVEEAVFLAQRVYVLSSRPGTIQRELTINLPGDEETPKNRTYKIKREPQFFQYTDEISSLLRGKEMEEVEAIAS from the coding sequence ATGCATTTAGAAATACTTAACTTAAACAAGGTCTTTGTCGGTAAACGCGGTTCTGTGGTGGCCTTGCAGGACATCAATATGCACATAGAAACCGGGGAATTTGTTTGTGCAGTGGGGGCTTCCGGCTCCGGTAAATCAACATTACTACGGTTAATTGCAGGTTTAGATACGCCCACTTCCGGTACCATTAGCGTCGATGGAGAAATTGTTGACGGCCCGGGGGCTGACCGGGGCATGGTTTTTCAACATTACAGTCTATTTCCCTGGATGACAGTGCGGCAAAATGTGGAATTTGGCCTCAAGCTCCAAGGTTGCTCCCAAAAGGAACGCTTTGACACGGCTAGTTACTATTTAGATGTGGTGGGGTTAATTAATTTTGCGGATGCTTATCCCCGGGAATTGTCCGGTGGCATGAAACAACGGGTGGCGATCGCCAGATCTTTAGCCTGTCATCCTAAGGTGTTGCTAATGGATGAACCCTTTGGGGCGTTGGATATTCAAACCAAAGAAAGGATGCACGAATATCTGATTGATATTTGGCAGAGATTGCAATGCAGTATTTTGATGATTACCCACGACGTAGAGGAAGCCGTATTTCTCGCCCAACGGGTTTATGTGTTGAGTTCCCGCCCTGGCACCATTCAACGGGAATTAACCATTAATCTGCCGGGGGATGAGGAAACTCCGAAAAATCGCACCTATAAAATTAAACGGGAGCCGCAATTTTTTCAGTACACCGACGAAATTTCCAGTTTATTAAGGGGCAAAGAAATGGAAGAGGTAGAAGCGATCGCCAGTTAG
- the hypB gene encoding hydrogenase nickel incorporation protein HypB — MHQSIDTAIGLNLLHANQAGADHNREHFDEWGITCLNLMSSPGAGKTVLLEKTLAALQSQLKMAVIEGDMTTELDADRLRQYGSPVIAINTGRSCHLDAKMVAGGIHRLKEEYNPHEFDLVLVENVGNLVCPAEFEVGEHAKVALLSVTEGEDKPLKYPVMFQEADCLLITKIDLVPHLDIDLEKLVANVRSMNPHVAIIPVSAKTGEGLDTWFSWVKSQIKLPILASV, encoded by the coding sequence ATGCACCAATCCATTGACACGGCGATCGGTCTGAACTTGCTCCATGCCAACCAGGCTGGCGCCGACCATAATCGAGAACATTTTGATGAATGGGGTATCACTTGTTTAAATCTTATGAGTAGCCCCGGAGCAGGCAAAACTGTTCTGTTAGAAAAAACCCTAGCTGCTCTCCAAAGTCAGTTGAAAATGGCTGTCATTGAAGGGGATATGACCACTGAATTAGATGCCGATCGTCTGCGGCAATATGGCAGTCCTGTGATCGCTATTAACACCGGTCGTTCTTGTCATCTGGATGCCAAAATGGTAGCGGGGGGAATTCATCGTTTAAAGGAAGAGTATAATCCCCACGAATTTGATTTAGTGCTGGTGGAAAATGTGGGTAATCTGGTTTGCCCAGCGGAATTTGAAGTGGGAGAACATGCTAAGGTCGCTTTACTAAGCGTCACCGAAGGGGAAGATAAACCGCTCAAATATCCGGTTATGTTCCAGGAGGCGGACTGTCTGTTAATTACCAAAATTGACCTTGTGCCCCATTTGGATATTGATCTAGAAAAATTAGTCGCTAACGTCCGTTCCATGAACCCCCATGTGGCGATTATTCCCGTTTCGGCTAAAACCGGAGAGGGTTTAGATACTTGGTTTAGCTGGGTTAAAAGTCAAATTAAATTACCAATTTTAGCCTCTGTTTAA
- a CDS encoding DegT/DnrJ/EryC1/StrS family aminotransferase — MAAAIKPFYFDINDEEIEFFLEQARQILKSGTLILGSHTREFETAFAEFVGTKHAISVNSGTSGLEILLRLKQAENTTVLVPTNTNFATVASVLRVNSDVQYLDMDPKTFAPSLAMVKEAVEGKSYQKPLSGLFWVHIGGVISPEFPAVVEYCHGKGLYVWEDTAHAHGSQLQGKQAGNLADGASFSFFPTKVMTTFEGGMVTLNDDEEDAIARSLRNQGKRGMNFGGLHTDFGNSTRMTEIHALLGQIHLAKLTKMLATRQTAYDLITAPLMEAGIEFVSTDHMDRASQYKLMVLLPEGKTPAQMKDALGAEEIYLGGTVYEIPCHLQPVFKNVCAGQSFPNAETWCPRHICPPLTSGTTPEEAARVGEALVRHLLS; from the coding sequence ATGGCCGCCGCAATTAAACCCTTTTATTTCGACATCAACGACGAGGAAATCGAATTTTTCCTAGAGCAAGCAAGACAAATTCTCAAGTCGGGTACCCTGATTTTGGGGAGTCATACCAGGGAATTTGAAACAGCATTTGCAGAGTTTGTTGGTACTAAACACGCCATCTCAGTTAATAGCGGTACCTCTGGGTTGGAAATCCTTCTGCGGTTGAAACAAGCGGAAAATACCACCGTTCTTGTACCCACTAACACAAATTTTGCCACCGTTGCTTCTGTGTTGCGGGTGAACAGTGACGTGCAATATTTGGACATGGACCCCAAAACCTTTGCCCCTTCCCTGGCTATGGTCAAGGAAGCGGTGGAGGGTAAAAGTTACCAGAAGCCTTTATCCGGCCTTTTTTGGGTGCATATCGGCGGTGTAATTTCCCCAGAATTCCCCGCAGTGGTGGAATATTGCCATGGCAAAGGCCTCTACGTTTGGGAGGATACGGCCCACGCCCACGGCAGCCAGCTCCAGGGTAAACAAGCGGGCAACTTAGCCGATGGTGCCTCTTTTTCCTTTTTTCCCACTAAGGTAATGACCACTTTTGAAGGGGGCATGGTCACCCTCAACGATGACGAAGAGGATGCCATCGCTCGTTCATTGCGAAACCAGGGTAAGCGGGGCATGAATTTTGGTGGTCTCCACACGGACTTTGGTAACAGTACCCGCATGACGGAAATCCATGCCTTGCTGGGACAGATTCATCTGGCCAAGTTAACGAAGATGTTGGCCACCAGGCAAACAGCCTACGACTTAATTACAGCTCCCCTGATGGAAGCAGGTATTGAATTTGTTTCCACCGACCACATGGACAGGGCTAGTCAGTACAAATTAATGGTGTTACTGCCGGAAGGCAAAACCCCAGCCCAAATGAAAGACGCTCTAGGGGCGGAAGAAATTTATTTGGGGGGCACTGTTTACGAAATCCCCTGTCATTTACAACCGGTATTTAAGAACGTTTGTGCGGGGCAATCTTTTCCTAATGCAGAAACCTGGTGTCCCCGCCACATCTGTCCCCCTTTAACTTCCGGTACCACCCCAGAGGAAGCGGCCCGGGTAGGGGAAGCCTTAGTGCGTCATTTGCTATCCTAA
- a CDS encoding heme-copper oxidase subunit III, whose product MLSITIPMQTSALSSDLNSTYTSGETHSHHGHPDLRMFGVVLFLVAESAIFLGLFTAYLIYRSVMPAWPPEGTPELELLLPGINSVILISSSFVMHKGQAAIRNNDNAGLQKWFGLTAIMGIIFLAGQMYEYFHLEMGLTTNLFASCFYVLTGFHGLHVTFGLMLILSVLWRSRRVGHYSSNSHFGVEAAELYWHFVDVIWIILFILVYLL is encoded by the coding sequence ATTTTATCCATTACCATTCCCATGCAAACCTCTGCCCTTAGCTCCGATTTAAACAGCACCTATACGTCTGGGGAAACCCATAGCCACCACGGCCATCCTGATTTACGGATGTTTGGAGTGGTACTGTTCTTGGTGGCGGAAAGTGCCATTTTTCTTGGTCTATTCACTGCTTATTTGATTTACCGCAGTGTGATGCCTGCCTGGCCTCCGGAAGGTACGCCGGAGTTGGAACTACTCCTACCTGGAATTAACAGCGTGATCCTAATTTCCAGCAGTTTTGTTATGCACAAAGGGCAGGCTGCTATCCGCAATAATGACAATGCTGGTTTGCAAAAATGGTTTGGTCTCACCGCCATTATGGGTATTATCTTTCTGGCCGGCCAGATGTATGAATATTTCCATTTGGAAATGGGTTTGACCACCAATTTATTTGCCAGTTGTTTCTATGTACTTACTGGTTTCCACGGTCTCCACGTCACTTTTGGGCTGATGTTAATTCTCTCAGTCCTCTGGCGATCGCGCCGAGTTGGACATTACTCCAGTAATTCCCATTTTGGGGTGGAAGCCGCGGAATTGTATTGGCATTTCGTCGATGTAATTTGGATTATTCTTTTTATCTTGGTTTATCTACTCTGA
- the nuoH gene encoding NADH-quinone oxidoreductase subunit NuoH yields MTSGIDLQNSFLQSLQGFGLPPGLAKLFWIPLPSILMIIGATVGVLVVVWLERKISAAAQQRIGPEYAGPLGVLQPVADGIKLVFKEDVVPAKADPWLFTLGPVLVVLPVFLSYLIVPFGQNLVITDINVGIFLWIALSSIAPIGLLMSGYASNNKYSLLGGLRAAAQSISYEIPLSLAVLAIVMMSNSLSTIDIVDQQSGYGILGWNIWRQPVGFLIFWIAALAECERLPFDLPEAEEELVAGYQTEYAGMKFALFYLGSYVNLVLSALVFSVLYLGGWDFPVPLENVADWLGVAPTTSWLQVLMAALGITMTVLKSYFLIFIAILLRWTVPRVRIDQLLNLGWKFLLPVALANLLITAGLKLTFPMAFGG; encoded by the coding sequence ATGACTTCAGGCATTGATCTTCAGAATAGTTTTCTCCAATCGCTGCAAGGTTTCGGCCTCCCCCCAGGACTGGCTAAGCTGTTTTGGATTCCCCTACCCTCGATTTTGATGATTATTGGGGCCACGGTGGGGGTGTTGGTGGTGGTATGGCTGGAAAGAAAGATTTCCGCCGCTGCCCAACAAAGGATTGGCCCGGAATATGCTGGCCCGTTGGGGGTATTACAGCCGGTGGCTGACGGCATTAAGCTGGTCTTCAAAGAAGATGTGGTGCCGGCCAAGGCTGATCCCTGGTTGTTCACCCTCGGCCCGGTGCTAGTGGTGTTGCCGGTGTTCTTGTCCTATTTGATCGTTCCCTTTGGGCAGAACTTGGTCATCACCGACATTAACGTTGGTATTTTCCTTTGGATTGCCCTTTCTAGCATTGCTCCCATCGGCCTGTTGATGTCCGGCTACGCTTCCAATAACAAGTATTCTTTATTGGGGGGACTCCGGGCGGCCGCCCAGTCCATTAGCTACGAAATTCCCCTTTCCCTAGCGGTGTTGGCGATCGTGATGATGTCCAACAGCCTCAGCACCATCGACATTGTTGACCAACAATCTGGATACGGCATTCTAGGCTGGAACATTTGGCGTCAACCGGTGGGCTTTCTGATTTTTTGGATTGCGGCTCTGGCGGAATGTGAGCGTCTACCCTTCGACTTACCGGAAGCTGAAGAAGAATTGGTGGCTGGCTATCAAACGGAATATGCTGGCATGAAATTTGCCCTGTTCTACCTTGGTTCCTATGTCAACCTTGTTCTTTCTGCCCTGGTGTTCTCTGTGCTTTACCTGGGAGGCTGGGACTTTCCCGTTCCCTTGGAAAATGTGGCCGATTGGCTGGGAGTTGCCCCCACGACTTCTTGGTTACAGGTATTGATGGCCGCCTTGGGCATCACCATGACCGTGCTGAAATCATATTTCCTTATCTTCATTGCCATTCTGCTCCGTTGGACAGTGCCCAGGGTGCGTATTGACCAGTTGTTAAACCTGGGTTGGAAATTTTTACTGCCTGTTGCCCTGGCCAACCTTTTGATTACGGCCGGGTTGAAATTGACTTTTCCCATGGCCTTTGGCGGTTAA
- a CDS encoding ABC transporter permease, with amino-acid sequence MIAAPESLPNQYYQKSLKTSTFWRIGGEIPKSLQWSLMSLSIIIPLVLWAGISALPNVSDVFLPSPLSVIQALGRLWTQGVLVQDAFASFARVVGGFFLGGLVAIPLGILMGTFPSIRSLTEPVIGVVRYMPAPAFIPLLIIYLGIDEASKVALIFIGTIFFNTLMIMDAVKFIPKELIEVTYTLGGLRKQVLFKVITPYIIPNILDAFRINMAAAWNLVVVAELVAADNGLGKRILLAQKFLKTDEIFACLIILGLIGFALDLSFRLVLRLTCRWSVEQ; translated from the coding sequence ATGATTGCTGCTCCCGAAAGTTTACCCAACCAATATTACCAAAAAAGCCTTAAAACCAGCACCTTCTGGCGCATTGGCGGGGAAATCCCCAAATCGCTCCAATGGTCTTTGATGAGTCTTTCCATCATTATTCCCCTGGTGCTTTGGGCGGGGATATCAGCCCTACCCAATGTTAGTGACGTTTTTCTTCCATCCCCTTTATCTGTGATTCAAGCCCTTGGTCGCCTGTGGACCCAGGGGGTTTTGGTCCAGGATGCTTTTGCTAGTTTTGCTCGGGTAGTGGGGGGGTTTTTCCTGGGGGGCTTGGTGGCCATTCCCCTGGGGATTTTGATGGGCACTTTCCCCAGCATTCGCAGTTTAACAGAACCGGTAATTGGGGTGGTGCGTTATATGCCAGCACCGGCTTTTATTCCCCTACTTATTATTTATTTGGGTATTGATGAGGCTTCCAAAGTCGCGTTGATTTTCATTGGGACAATTTTCTTTAATACCCTAATGATTATGGATGCGGTTAAGTTTATTCCCAAGGAATTAATTGAAGTTACCTACACCTTGGGAGGTTTAAGAAAACAAGTTTTGTTTAAAGTTATTACCCCCTATATTATCCCTAATATCCTTGATGCTTTTCGCATTAATATGGCGGCAGCTTGGAACCTAGTGGTGGTGGCGGAACTGGTGGCGGCGGATAACGGTTTGGGTAAACGAATCCTACTAGCTCAGAAATTTTTGAAAACCGATGAGATTTTTGCTTGTTTAATTATTTTGGGACTCATTGGTTTTGCCCTTGATTTATCTTTTCGGCTAGTTTTACGGTTGACTTGCCGATGGTCGGTGGAACAATGA
- a CDS encoding cytochrome c oxidase subunit II, which produces MKIPGSIVTLLVGVLITIISLWYGQNHGLMPVAASTDAKEVDGIFNYMMTIATGLFLLVEGVLVYCLIRFRRRKGDRTDGPPVEGNVPLEILWTAIPTVIVFTLAVYSFEVYNNLGGLDPTISRDNAGQQMAHNHMGHMGGMGNMVAMAGQDDVALGIGLDSQEQGVKPLMVDVKGIQYAWIFTYPETGIISGELHAPIDRPVQLNMEAGDVIHAFWIPQLRLKQDVIPGRGSTLVFNASTPGQYPVICAELCGAYHGGMKSVFYAHTPEEYDSWVAANAPAPTESVALALPKATSSMTEGEYLAPYAEEMGVEATVLAQLKDHAATGDLL; this is translated from the coding sequence GTGAAAATTCCTGGTAGTATCGTCACCCTTCTCGTCGGTGTCCTGATCACAATTATTAGCCTCTGGTATGGGCAAAACCATGGGCTGATGCCTGTCGCTGCCTCCACCGATGCCAAGGAAGTGGATGGCATTTTCAATTACATGATGACCATTGCCACCGGCCTATTCCTGCTGGTGGAAGGGGTGTTGGTTTACTGTCTGATCCGTTTTCGCCGTCGCAAAGGCGATCGAACCGATGGCCCACCGGTGGAGGGGAATGTGCCTCTAGAAATCCTCTGGACTGCTATCCCCACGGTGATTGTTTTTACTTTGGCAGTGTACAGCTTTGAGGTTTACAACAACCTAGGCGGTTTAGACCCAACTATTTCCAGGGATAATGCCGGTCAACAAATGGCCCATAATCACATGGGACATATGGGCGGTATGGGCAACATGGTGGCCATGGCAGGGCAAGATGATGTGGCCCTAGGCATTGGTCTAGATAGCCAAGAACAGGGAGTCAAACCCTTGATGGTGGATGTGAAGGGAATTCAGTACGCTTGGATTTTTACCTATCCCGAAACGGGTATTATTTCCGGGGAATTGCACGCCCCCATTGATCGGCCGGTGCAGTTGAATATGGAAGCAGGGGATGTGATCCATGCTTTTTGGATTCCCCAGTTGCGACTAAAGCAGGATGTGATTCCAGGGCGGGGCAGTACTTTGGTCTTTAATGCCAGTACCCCCGGGCAGTATCCGGTTATTTGTGCTGAGTTGTGCGGTGCTTACCACGGCGGTATGAAATCGGTGTTTTATGCCCATACCCCTGAAGAGTATGACAGTTGGGTGGCGGCCAATGCTCCGGCTCCCACAGAATCAGTGGCCTTAGCTTTGCCCAAAGCAACCAGCTCCATGACCGAGGGGGAATATCTGGCTCCCTACGCGGAGGAAATGGGAGTGGAAGCTACGGTTCTGGCGCAGTTAAAAGATCATGCTGCTACGGGGGATCTGCTCTGA
- a CDS encoding co-chaperone YbbN, whose amino-acid sequence MSLLEITDAEFEQETQGQTKPVLVYFWAAWCGPCRLMAPAIQAIAKEYGDNLKVLKLEVDPNPAAVAQCKVEGVPALRLFKNNELVMTHEGAIAKPKLLELLKQELDFI is encoded by the coding sequence ATGAGTTTACTGGAAATCACCGACGCTGAATTTGAGCAGGAAACCCAAGGGCAAACTAAGCCTGTGTTGGTCTATTTTTGGGCCGCTTGGTGTGGGCCCTGTCGGTTGATGGCCCCGGCTATCCAGGCGATCGCCAAGGAATATGGTGATAATCTCAAGGTGCTGAAGCTGGAAGTAGACCCTAATCCCGCCGCCGTGGCCCAATGTAAAGTAGAAGGGGTGCCTGCCCTGCGTTTGTTCAAAAACAATGAACTGGTAATGACCCACGAAGGGGCGATCGCCAAGCCCAAGTTGTTGGAGTTACTGAAACAGGAATTGGATTTTATCTAG
- the hypA gene encoding hydrogenase maturation nickel metallochaperone HypA, producing MHETDMTKALIMTIQDWLDGQVEKTKITKIHLLVGQFTCVEPVSLQFAFEVQTRNTFLEGVELVIKDVPLVAYCHTCQTEYRPEVGLQYSCPSCRSPMDDIRSGRELKIDRIEHHQCTPA from the coding sequence ATGCATGAAACTGACATGACCAAAGCCTTGATTATGACCATCCAAGATTGGTTGGATGGACAGGTTGAAAAAACCAAAATCACTAAAATTCACCTTTTGGTGGGGCAGTTTACCTGTGTGGAGCCGGTGAGTTTACAGTTCGCCTTCGAAGTGCAAACCCGTAACACTTTTTTGGAGGGAGTGGAATTGGTTATTAAAGATGTGCCTTTAGTAGCCTATTGCCACACCTGCCAAACAGAATATCGCCCGGAAGTTGGCTTGCAGTATTCCTGTCCTAGCTGTCGATCGCCAATGGATGATATCCGTTCAGGGCGGGAGCTAAAAATTGACCGCATTGAGCATCATCAGTGCACTCCGGCTTAA
- a CDS encoding aliphatic sulfonate ABC transporter substrate-binding protein gives MPRRSLISLILIFCSTILLTVSCAQTPEQSQTSAPVPEGPPIVIGYSNWAGWWPWAIAEEEGLFAKNGVNVEMKWFDGYLESMQALAAGQLDGNSQTLNDTISFAGEAVNGEVAVLVNDNSAGNDKIIVTADINTVQDLKGKTVAIEEGVVDDFLLSLALEREGMTRDDVVIKPLETGAAAAAFAAGQVDAVGAFPPFWLTALKRPGSKELVTSAEFPGAIPDLLVVTEKLIQEKPEQVQGLVNTWFDIRKFMEENPEKSDEIMAKRAGVSQEELQLFKEGTRFLTLEENLEAFSPGDSMTHMPFAAQKMAEFMTKVGFIKKVPDLSKVLDAQFVKTLAEKA, from the coding sequence ATGCCAAGACGTAGTTTAATTTCCTTAATTCTGATTTTTTGTAGCACCATACTATTAACTGTCAGTTGTGCCCAAACCCCAGAGCAGTCTCAAACCTCTGCCCCGGTTCCCGAAGGGCCCCCCATTGTCATTGGTTACAGTAACTGGGCTGGCTGGTGGCCCTGGGCGATCGCCGAAGAGGAAGGATTGTTCGCGAAAAACGGTGTCAACGTGGAAATGAAGTGGTTTGATGGCTATTTGGAATCCATGCAGGCTTTGGCCGCAGGGCAGTTGGATGGCAATAGTCAAACTTTAAACGACACCATTTCCTTTGCAGGGGAAGCGGTGAATGGAGAAGTGGCCGTACTGGTAAATGATAACTCCGCTGGCAACGACAAAATTATTGTTACCGCCGACATCAATACTGTCCAGGATCTCAAAGGTAAAACCGTGGCGATCGAAGAAGGGGTAGTGGACGATTTTCTACTCAGTTTGGCCCTGGAAAGGGAAGGCATGACCAGGGATGACGTAGTGATCAAACCTTTAGAAACTGGGGCAGCGGCGGCGGCCTTTGCGGCGGGACAAGTGGACGCAGTGGGGGCATTTCCACCCTTCTGGCTAACTGCTTTGAAACGACCCGGTTCCAAAGAATTGGTTACTTCTGCCGAATTTCCCGGTGCTATTCCTGACCTTTTAGTAGTGACAGAGAAATTAATCCAAGAAAAACCGGAGCAAGTTCAAGGTTTAGTTAATACATGGTTTGATATTCGCAAATTCATGGAGGAAAATCCTGAAAAATCCGATGAAATTATGGCCAAGCGGGCAGGGGTAAGCCAAGAAGAACTGCAACTATTTAAAGAAGGTACTCGCTTTTTAACTCTGGAGGAAAACCTAGAAGCTTTTAGTCCTGGAGATAGTATGACGCATATGCCCTTTGCTGCTCAGAAAATGGCCGAATTTATGACTAAAGTCGGCTTCATTAAAAAAGTTCCGGATTTAAGCAAGGTTCTTGATGCTCAATTTGTCAAAACTTTGGCAGAAAAAGCCTAA
- the ctaD gene encoding cytochrome c oxidase subunit I, with protein MTIAAENLTANHPRRKWTDYFTFCVDHKVIGIQYLVSSFVFFFVGGAFAEVMRTELATPDPDVVPPELYNQLMTLHGTIMIFLWIVPAGAAFANYLIPLMVGTEDMAFPRLNAVAFWLTPPGGILLISSFFVGAPQAGWTSYPPLSLLSGKWGEELWILSLLLVGTSSILGAINFVTTILKMRIKDMDLHSMPLFCWAMLATSSLILLSTPVLAAALILLSFDLIAGTSFFNPAGGGDPVVYQHLFWFYSHPAVYIMILPFFGVISEVIPVHARKPIFGYRAIAYSSLAISFLGLIVWAHHMFTSGTPGWLRMFFMATTMLIAVPTGIKIFSWCGTLWGGKIQLNSAMLFAFGFLSSFMIGGLTGVMVASVPFDIHVHDTYFVVGHFHYVLFGGSAFALFSGVYHWFPKMTGRMVNEPLGRLHFILTFIGMNLTFMPMHELGLMGMNRRIALYDIEFQPLNILSTIGAYTLAVSTFPFVINVFWSLFKGEKAARNPWRALTLEWQTASPPIIENFEEEPVLWCGPYDFGIDTELVDEEETVQTLIADAAGS; from the coding sequence ATGACTATTGCCGCTGAAAACCTAACGGCTAATCATCCCCGCCGCAAATGGACGGATTACTTCACGTTCTGCGTCGACCATAAGGTGATTGGCATTCAATATCTGGTGAGCTCCTTTGTTTTCTTTTTTGTTGGTGGAGCCTTTGCCGAAGTGATGCGGACGGAGTTGGCCACCCCCGATCCCGATGTGGTGCCGCCGGAACTCTATAACCAACTGATGACCCTCCACGGCACGATCATGATCTTTTTATGGATTGTGCCCGCCGGGGCCGCCTTTGCCAATTACCTCATCCCCCTCATGGTGGGAACAGAAGATATGGCATTCCCCCGCCTCAATGCGGTGGCGTTTTGGTTAACACCGCCGGGGGGCATTTTATTAATTTCTAGCTTTTTTGTGGGGGCACCCCAAGCTGGTTGGACTTCCTATCCGCCCTTGAGTTTGCTCAGTGGTAAATGGGGCGAAGAACTCTGGATTTTGAGTTTGTTGCTAGTGGGCACTTCCTCCATTTTGGGGGCCATTAATTTTGTCACCACCATTCTGAAAATGCGAATCAAGGATATGGATTTACACAGTATGCCCCTCTTTTGTTGGGCAATGCTGGCCACTTCTTCCCTGATTCTGCTTTCCACTCCAGTGTTGGCGGCGGCCTTAATTCTCCTTTCCTTCGATCTCATTGCCGGGACAAGTTTCTTTAACCCTGCCGGGGGCGGCGATCCAGTGGTATACCAGCATTTGTTCTGGTTTTACTCCCATCCCGCCGTTTACATCATGATTCTGCCCTTTTTTGGCGTAATTTCAGAAGTTATCCCCGTCCATGCCCGCAAACCCATCTTCGGCTACCGGGCGATCGCCTATTCCAGTTTGGCCATTAGTTTCCTGGGATTAATCGTTTGGGCCCACCACATGTTCACCAGTGGAACTCCCGGCTGGTTGCGAATGTTCTTCATGGCCACCACCATGTTGATCGCAGTGCCTACGGGGATCAAAATTTTCAGTTGGTGCGGCACTCTCTGGGGCGGCAAAATCCAACTTAACTCCGCCATGCTGTTTGCCTTTGGGTTTTTGTCCAGCTTTATGATCGGTGGTTTAACCGGGGTAATGGTGGCTTCTGTACCCTTTGATATTCATGTCCACGATACCTATTTTGTGGTGGGGCATTTCCATTATGTGCTCTTTGGGGGCAGTGCTTTTGCTCTATTTTCTGGGGTTTACCATTGGTTTCCCAAAATGACGGGGCGCATGGTCAATGAACCCCTGGGTCGGCTCCACTTTATCCTCACTTTCATCGGCATGAATTTGACCTTTATGCCCATGCACGAACTGGGACTGATGGGTATGAACCGCCGCATTGCCCTTTATGACATTGAATTTCAACCCTTAAATATCCTTAGTACCATTGGGGCCTATACCCTAGCTGTATCAACTTTTCCCTTTGTGATTAACGTTTTCTGGAGTTTGTTTAAAGGAGAAAAAGCTGCCCGTAACCCCTGGCGAGCCCTAACTTTAGAATGGCAAACTGCTTCCCCGCCGATCATCGAAAATTTTGAGGAAGAACCGGTGCTCTGGTGCGGACCCTACGATTTCGGTATTGACACAGAATTGGTAGACGAAGAAGAAACTGTCCAAACTTTAATTGCCGATGCGGCAGGAAGTTAA